Proteins encoded together in one Lepus europaeus isolate LE1 chromosome 13, mLepTim1.pri, whole genome shotgun sequence window:
- the PKDCC gene encoding extracellular tyrosine-protein kinase PKDCC has translation MRRRRAAVAAGFCASFLLGSVLNVLFAPGSEPPRPGQSHGPSPAPGPGRRGGRGELARQIRARYEEVQRYSRGGPGPGAGRPERRRLMDLAPGGPGLQRPRPPRARPLPDGAPGWPPAPGPGSPGPGPRLGCAALRNVSGAQYVGSGYTKAVYRVRLPGGAAVALKAVDFSGHDLGSCVREFGARRGCYRLAAHKLLKEMVLLERLRHPNVLQLYGYCYQDSEDIPDTLTTITELGAPVEMIQLLQTSWEDRFRICLSLGRLLHHLAHSPLGSVTLLDFRPRQFVLVDGELKVTDLDDARVEETPCASSTDCILEFPARNFTLPCSAQGWCEGMNEKRNLYNAYRFFFTYLLPHSAPPSLRPLLDSIVNATGELTWGVDKTLSQLEKVLHLFKSGQYLQNSTASSSAEYQRLPDSTIPREDYRCWPSYHHGSCLLSVFNLAEAVDVCESHAQCRAFVLTNQTTWTGRKLVFFKTGWSQVVPDPNKTTYVRTSG, from the exons ATGCGGCGCCGGCGGGCGGCCGTGGCCGCGGGTTTCTGCGCCTCCTTCCTGCTGGGCTCGGTCCTCAACGTGCTCTTCGCACCGGGCTCGGAGCCTCCGCGGCCAGGCCAGTCCCACGGGCCCTCGCCAGCCCCGGGCCCGGGGCGTCGCGGGGGGCGTGGGGAACTGGCCCGGCAGATCCGGGCGCGCTACGAGGAGGTGCAGCGCTATTCCCGCGGGGGACCCGGGCCCGGGGCCGGCCGGCCGGAGCGCCGGCGCCTGATGGACCTGGCTCCGGGCGGGCCGGGCCTGcagcgcccccggcccccgcggGCCCGGCCCCTGCCCGACGGCGCTCCGGGCTGGCCCCCGGCTCCCGGCCCGGGCTCCCCTGGCCCGGGCCCGCGCCTGGGCTGCGCCGCGCTCCGCAACGTGTCTGGCGCGCAGTACGTGGGCTCTGGCTACACCAAGGCCGTGTACCGGGTCCGCCTGCCCGGCGGCGCCGCGGTGGCGCTCAAGGCTGTGGACTTCAGCGGCCACGACCTGGGCAGCTGCGTGCGCGAGTTCGGGGCGCGGAGGGGCTGCTATCGGCTGGCGGCCCACAAGCTGCTCAAGGAGATGGTGCTGCTGGAGCGGCTGCGGCACCCCAACGTGCTGCAG CTCTATGGCTACTGCTACCAGGACAGTGAGGACATCCCAGACACCCTGACCACCATCACGGAGCTGGGCGCCCCTGTGGAAATGATCCAGCTGCTGCAGACTTCCTGGGAGGACCGGTTCCGA ATCTGCCTGAGCCTGGGCCGTCTCCTCCACCACCTGGCCCACTCCCCGCTGGGCTCAGTCACTCTGCTGGATTTCCGCCCTCGGCAGTTTGTGCTGGTGGATGGGGAGCTGAAGGTGACAGACCTGGATGATGCACGCGTGGAGGAGACGCCGTGTGCAAGCAGCACCGACTGCATACTTGAGTTTCCAGCCAGGAATTTCACCTTGCCTTGCTCAGCCCAGGGCTGGTGCGAGGGCATGAATGAGAAGCGCAACCTCTACAATGCCTACAG GTTCTTCTTCACGTACCTCCTGCCCCACAGCGCCCCACCCTCACTACGGCCCCTGCTGGACAGCATTGTCAATGCCACAG GAGAGCTTACCTGGGGGGTGGACAAGACCCTGAGCCAGCTGGAGAAGGTGTTGCACCTGTTCAAGAGTGGGCAGTACCTGCAGAACTCCACAGCAAGCAGCAGCGCTG AATACCAGCGCCTCCCAGACAGCACCATCCCAAGGGAGGACTATCGCTGCTGGCCATCCTACCACCATGGAAGCTGCCTCCTTTCTGTGTTCAACCTGGCTGAGGCTGTGGATGTCTGTGAGAGCCACGCCCAGTGCCGGGCCTTTGTGCTCACCAACCAGACCACCTGGACAG GTCGAAAGCTGGTCTTTTTCAAGACTGGATGGAGCCAAGTCGTCCCTGATCCCAACAAGACCACGTATGTGAGAACCTCTGGCTGA